In Chryseobacterium oryzae, the genomic stretch ACGAAGAAGAAAGCATATTATTGGCTCTCAATTATGAAAAAACAGTAGAAAGAATGGTGAATCTTGGAATATTGATAAAAGCTCATTCTAATATTCAGGATTTATTTGCTCTCAACATCATTAATGAAGAAAATAATGAATCTTCCCTAAAAAATGCCGAGAAATTACTTCATACCGCTACAGACGCTGCCGCATCGGCAGATGTAAAAATTAAAACTTTAAAAAGATTCGACAATGATGTTATCAACGGTGTAAACAACGTTATTAAAGAACAGAAAATTACAGATTTGATTATCGGAATTGAAGATGAGAAGGGATTTTCTCCATCGTTGGTCTACAATCTTTACAACGGTTACCTTCAGAATGATGATGTAAATGTTTTGGTGTATCATGCAGCACAGCCTTTATCTACCATTAAAAGATATGCAGTAATGATTCCTGAAAATGCTCATAAAGAAGCGGGGTTCTTCCATTCTTTGGTAAGAGTATGGAATATTGCGAGAAATTCCGGAGCAACCATCATTTTTTATGCACCCGAAAACATTTTGGATATCCTTCAGAATATTGTAAAAAAAGCCAATATCGAAGCAGAATTTATCATCATGAATACCTGGAAAGATGGTGAGGAAACCGCAGCACAGCTGAAAGATGATGAGGCTTTAATTATTTTTATGGCAAAGAGAGGTATGAAATCTTATATTCCGAGAATGCGGCTCATTCCTGATCTTCTGAATAGAAGTCTATCGGACAAAAATTATCTTTTAATTTTCCCTTATTCTGAATTTGATAAAAATAATCCAGAAAAAAGAGCCGTAGGAAACCATGATGATTTCATGGAAATAGGAAATGTTATTAAAAAAATATTTAAGTAATTTAAAAACTTTAGCTTAGTTTTGAACTGCTTTATTATTTAACATTTTAAAAAATTGAATGAAGAAGAAAGCCCTTATTATAGCCTTATCAACAATAGCCATCATTGTTTTATCATTTATCGTGTATTGGAATCTTCCGATTGAAATTACCTACCACTCCGAAATCAAAAAAGGAAATACAATTGTGGAGAATATCGAAGATTATAAAAAGAATAGTTATAAACTTCCCGAAAATGATGATTGGCAAACTTTGGAGCAACTCGGTTTGGAAAAAGATCAGGCAGATAAACCTATTTATCAAAAATATGATACCGAAAATTATGAACTATATTACCCCGATCAACTTGGAGGGCCTTATTTAATTTATATTTCAAAAGAGAAAAAATGGTCTATTGATTATCCTAAAATCGCTACCAAATAAAAAAAGACTGCTTTTTGGCAGTCTTTTTAGTTTTCAAACAATCTTAAGCAATGACTCTTACCATAGATTTTACTTTTATCAGTTTTTCCATGAGTTCTTCGCGCGAATCTGCTAAAACATTAATGTGTCCCATTTTTCTTCCGGGTTTAGTTTCGGTTTTCCCATATAAATGTACATACGTTTTGGGAAGCTTTAAAACATCATCCATTCCTTCATAAATAACTTTTCCCGAAAAACCTTCTGCTCCTACCAAATTGAGCATTCCACTGAATGTGAAAGTATCGGTATCTGCCAAAGGAAGATTTTTTACCACACGATACATCTGCTCAAACTGAGAATTGGCATTGCCTTCCTGGCTTTGGTGTCCCGAATTGTGAAGTCTTGGAGCTGTTTCGTTTACCCACACTTTTCCTTCTTTATCTAAAAATAATTCAATAGCAAAAAGACCAGGAGAATGTACTGCATTGAGGAATTTCTCGGTAATAGATTTAATCTGACTGTCGATATCTTCACTCAAAAAAACCGGACAAACATTAAAATCCAGAAGATTAAGCTTAGGATCTGCCACCATTTCTGTTACCGGAAAAGTTTTTGTTTCTCCATTTTCGTTTTTTGCAACAATAACAGAAAGCTCTTTATCAATATCTACAAGTTTTTCGATGACAGAATCCTGCACCCAAAGGTTTTTCATATCCTCGTTATTTCGAATCACCTGTACCCCTTTTCCATCATAACCTCCGGTATTCATTTTTTGCACGAAAGGAAGAGGCATTTTTATTTCGTCTGAACTTCCGTCCATAATTTCAAACTCCGGACTCGGAATATTATTTTCTTCATAAAACTTTTTCTGAAGAATTTTTTGCTGAATTGTTTTTATAATTCTTGAATTTGGAACCACTTTAATACCCTGATTTTCCAGTTCTGCCAATGCATCTGCATTTACATGTTCTATTTCTATGGTTACTACATCCTTATCTTTACCAAATTCTAAAACGGTTTCATAATCATTAAAATTTCCTTGCGTAAAATAAGAAATATGATGACATGGTGCATCTGAAGCCGGATCTAAAGTATAAAATTCATCATCATATTTTAAAGCTTCCTGAATGAGCATTCTTCCCAACTGTCCGCCACCTAAAATTCCTATTTTCATTTTTAAATTTTATTTTTTGTTAGATTTATTTCGTTAATAAAGAGATTATCCTGTAAATTCCGAATAAAAAATGATTTTATATTTTATCAATTTTCAAATACCCGGTTTCTGTAGGATTTAACTGATTATTGCTTGTAGATTTTTTTAACACAATCGAATATTTTTCTTTCATTTTTTGAGGAAGTATATCATGAACATTAAAAATATCATCAATATCCACTCCATGTTTATCGTCTATATGACTTACTGCACCTTCAAACCCCATCGTTTTGTAAAAATGGGTACTTTTTGCCTTTTTAACAATTTCTGCCATAGAATTTCCAACCATTAAATGTTGCTCGTGAAATTCTTCAAAAAAACCCTTTTTATATCCTCCTAAATTAATGAAGTACAGTTTATTTTCTGAAACCTGTTCCGTTCTTTCTACAATTTCAACTTCAAAACCATCTGCAAAAAGAGCTTCCTGATAACAGTCGATATGGATTTTACCATCGGCTTCTTTCCAAAATTCTTTCATATCCGGAACCAGTTCTTTCAGGCTTTGGGCAATGCCGAAAAAAACATCGTGCTGCTCAATATTTCTACCTTTAGGAGTCGCTCCCAAAATGACATAAAAAAGTTTTAACCCTGTCTTCATGGTACAAAAATACATCAAATTTATTTTTTCCATGAGTTTAGGAGCAGCTTTTAAATTACATCTCAAAATCTGTAGTGAATATTAAATTTTGTTTTTCAGAAATAATTGAAATAACTTTTTTAACCTTTATTTTAGTATTTTTTTAATCCTTAAAGAAATACAACCTTTGAAAGAAAGTTGTTTGAATTTTAAATACTAAGTTAACGTGAGTTCGGGATAAGAAATATTTTAAATAGTTCTGATATTCAGATATTAATTATTTTATCGCAAAGAGAAATTTATTTTTTGAAATGCTTTTAAGCTATACAAAGGCACTTTGTTTAGCAAAATAACACAATGTTTTGTGTTACTTTGCTAAGTTATACGCCTTGGTTTATCTTAAACATATGTAAATCAAAAATTTTAATCTTTTGTTTAGCTTTGCGTTTTATAAATCCTTATCCCGAACTCAGGTTAAGTTGATGCATACATTTAGATTCTATTTTAGTTATTTAAAAAAAAATTAAAAATGATGTTTCTGTTATGTTTTGTTTGTCGGAAAACCTCAAGAGTTTTATATTTGTAACATGTCGGAGATCATCATACTTTTTCTGGGCGCTATTTCAGCAGGTCTTTTAGGTTCGCTCACCGGTTTAGGAGGTGGGGTTATTATTATTCCATTATTAACGCTTGGTTTTGGCGTTCCTATGCATTATGCCATTGGCGCATCCCTTATTTCGGTTATCGGAACTTCTTCGGGAGCTGCCGTTGCATTTGTAAAAGAAGGTTTTACCAATATGCGGATAGGAATGTTTTTGGAAATCGCTACTACTGCAGGAGCCATTGCAGGAGCTTTGGTTTCCGGAATGCTGAATCCTAATACCATTGGAATTATTTTCGCCAGTATTCTTCTGTTAACGGTAATCTTAAATTTAAAAGGAAAACCCGATCATCAGGAACCTCTTATTAAAGGGAGCCTTGAAGATAAGCTGAAACTGTACGGCACTTTCCCAGACAAAGGCGTAATTAAAAGTTATGCAGCAAGAAATACCATCCCTGGATTTTTTATGATGATGTTTGCAGGAGCCATGTCCGGACTTTTAGGAATAGGTTCCGGAGCTTTGAAGGTTTTGGCAATGGATAATATGATGAGACTTCCTTTTAAAGTTTCTACTACCACAAGTAATTTTATGATTGGTGTAACAGCAGTTGCAAGTTCGCTTATTTACTTCCAGAGAGGCGAAATTATTCCGGTAATTGTTGCTCCTGTTTTGGTTGGTGTTGTAGTAGGAAGTTTTATAGGATCTAAAACCTTAATGGTATCTAAAACCAAAAAACTGAAAACCTTTTTTGCAATAGTAATCACTATTCTTTCAATTTACATGATGTATAACGGTATAAGAAGCAATTTCTCATGAGAAAAGATTTTACAGACCTAGACCTCAACCGTTCTGTCGGAAATCTTCTTCGTTTAGGAGTTATTCTTTCGGTAAGTACTTCCATCATTGGCTTTATAAAGCTTTTTACTGAAGGTTTTAAAATGCCAAGAAAATATACCTTGCTGGAAATGGGAAATTCTTCGGAAAAAGTATGGAGCCATTTTTGGGAAACACTCATGAAAGGTGATGGTATGGCAATTATTCAGTTGGGAATTCTGATGCTTATTTTCACCCCTTTAATGAGAATTATTTTCGCATTAATCGGCTACATGAAAGAAAAAGACTACGTATATGTAGTGATATCTACAATTGTTTTGGCAATTATGGCGATTAGTTTCTTTACGGGTTATGCCCATTAATAATAATTAATGATTGATGATCGATGATTGATGATTGATAACGGTAACTGATTTAATTCTCATAAAATTCAAGCGGTAAATAATCCGGATCTTGGGTAAAGAAAAATTCTTTTCCGGTAAACTCATCGATGCGGATTTCTTCACAGCGTAATCCTTTTCGAATTAATTCTTCGCGTTTTTCATTAACATTTTCCACAGAAAACGCCAAATGCCTTAAGCCACATACTTCTGGTTTTGATGAACGTTTTGGAGGGTTGGGAAAAGAAAAAAGTTCAATAACATAGTCCTCTCCTATTCCAAGATCTAATTTATATGACTGTCTTTCTTGGCGATACACTTCACGGAGGATTTTCAAGCCCAAAACTTCTGTATAAAATCTTTTAGATATTTCGTAATCTGAGCATATAATTGCAATATGATGAATTTTCATTTCTATTTTTATAGGTTTTTCAAAACTATACATTAATCTTCAAAAAGACAAAATTCCGGTTTATAATTACTTGATTTAAATGAAACTTAAAATGTAAAAAAGTTTTCAAAATTTTAAATCTCACCAACACAATATTGCGGAGAAAAACCTATTTTTATCGCTTTATAAAAAAATATGCAGACTGCTTATTATATACTTGTACTTTTATTGTTTTTATTTTCTGTACTTCCAAAAATCCCAAGTCAGCATTGGATTTTCAGGGTGCCAGATTTCGGAAAAATTCAGGTAACCATTATTGCTGCATTTGTTTTTTTTTCGGCATTCCTTATTCAAGATAAAATTCCTCATTTTTGGTATTATCAGGCATTTTTACTGTTTTTATTAATTTATCACTCTCTAATTCTTATTAAATATACACCGCTGTATAAGATTAATAAGCATAAACCCGGTAAAAATTCTTCAGAAAAAATTCATTTTATATCTGCTAACGTTTATCAGTTCAACAAAGATTATCAACGTTTTATCCACTTAATTAACGATTGTAAACCAGAAATGTTTCTCACGATGGAAAGCAATGGGAGTTGGGAAAATGCCTTAACGGTATTAGAAAAAGATTATCCTTTTCACCATAAAGTAACGCTGGAAAACACGTATGGAATGCACTTTTATTCTAAAATAAAAATTGAACAATCTACAACTCATTTTTTCGTTGCCGATGATATCCCAACCATTGAAGCCCATTTGAAAACTGATGACGGGTACAAATTTGTATTTTTTGGAGTTCATCCGCCGCCGCCAAGTCCTACTGAAGAAGAAACTTCTAAGGAAAGAGACGGCGATTTGTTATCCACTGCAAAAAGGGTGCGCCAAATAGAAAAACCCGTGATTGTAGTGGGAGATTTCAACAATGTAGCATGGTCTAAATCTTCTATATTATTCAGAAAAACAAGTGAGCTGATTGATCCCAGAATTGGTCGTGCTTTGGTTTCTACATTTCATGCCAAATATAGACTGTTCAGATTTCCTATAGATTTAATGTTTCACAGTGAAGAAATTTTTATCGAAGACCTGAAAACATTAGACAATTTTGGTTCTGATCACCTCCCTGTTTTTTGTGAATTTTTTATCGATCATAAAAATGATGAACAGGAATCTCAAATTGAAACTGCAGATTTTCAAGAAAAAGCAGAAGCTGAAGAAATGATTCTGGAAGGAAAAAAAGAAAGCAGCGAACGTGAAAAAATTGCTACCGAAGACTAATTTTGGTAATATTTTCTACTAAAATACAATCCAAAAAAAACAGAAAATCTAATGATTCTCTGTTTTCTGGAAATTTATATTGAAATTACTCATTCAAAAGACGATTAATTTCTTCATAAAATGAATTTTTACTGTAATCTGCCATTCCATTATGCTGCATTCTGATTTTTCCTGATTTATCTAAGATTACAGTAGTTGGAAGAGATCCATTGAAATATTTTTCTGAAATAGAACCACTCGGAGTTAAAAACGGGATGCTGAAATTTTCTTTTCTAAGATACATTTTCCCGGCACTCGGATCATCATCCAAATTTACCGTTAGGAAAACCAGATATTTATGGTTCTTATACTCATTGTAAAACTTTTGAACTGAAGGAAATTCGGCACGACACGGAGGACACCACGATGCCCAGAAATTGATGAAAACTACCTTTCCTTTAAGATCAGAAGTCTGAATAATTTCATCATTTTCATATTTAACGATTAAATTTTCTGATTTTTCTTCTATCTTTTCAGTACTCGTTTCGTTTTGTTCTTCAATTTTCGGATTGAATATTCCGGTTGAAACAATTTGTCGCATCGTCCATGCTTTTGCATCTTTATTCACCAGTAATACTACAAATAATGAAAAAAGAAATACTGTACTCCAATTTTTTTTAAGCCAAAGTTTAAACTTTTCCAAAATTTTAACGTTTGATTTCTGAGATTTGCTTTTTCACCTGTTCTTCTGTCACAAAACCAAGATTATCCCAAACCAACTGATTGTTTTTATATAATTTAAGAACCGGAAGTGCAGAAACACCCAATTCTTTGCATATCTCGGTATTTTCGTCTGCATTAATTCTTACAATTTTTACTTTATCCGGCATTTCAGCAGACATTTTATTTAAATAAGGTTCCATTTTTTTGCACGGAGCACACCATTCTGCATAGAAATCTACCAAAACAGGAAGATCATTTTTAATCATTTCATTAAATTGAACTA encodes the following:
- a CDS encoding 5-(carboxyamino)imidazole ribonucleotide synthase gives rise to the protein MKIGILGGGQLGRMLIQEALKYDDEFYTLDPASDAPCHHISYFTQGNFNDYETVLEFGKDKDVVTIEIEHVNADALAELENQGIKVVPNSRIIKTIQQKILQKKFYEENNIPSPEFEIMDGSSDEIKMPLPFVQKMNTGGYDGKGVQVIRNNEDMKNLWVQDSVIEKLVDIDKELSVIVAKNENGETKTFPVTEMVADPKLNLLDFNVCPVFLSEDIDSQIKSITEKFLNAVHSPGLFAIELFLDKEGKVWVNETAPRLHNSGHQSQEGNANSQFEQMYRVVKNLPLADTDTFTFSGMLNLVGAEGFSGKVIYEGMDDVLKLPKTYVHLYGKTETKPGRKMGHINVLADSREELMEKLIKVKSMVRVIA
- a CDS encoding DUF1543 domain-containing protein produces the protein MEKINLMYFCTMKTGLKLFYVILGATPKGRNIEQHDVFFGIAQSLKELVPDMKEFWKEADGKIHIDCYQEALFADGFEVEIVERTEQVSENKLYFINLGGYKKGFFEEFHEQHLMVGNSMAEIVKKAKSTHFYKTMGFEGAVSHIDDKHGVDIDDIFNVHDILPQKMKEKYSIVLKKSTSNNQLNPTETGYLKIDKI
- a CDS encoding sulfite exporter TauE/SafE family protein — translated: MSEIIILFLGAISAGLLGSLTGLGGGVIIIPLLTLGFGVPMHYAIGASLISVIGTSSGAAVAFVKEGFTNMRIGMFLEIATTAGAIAGALVSGMLNPNTIGIIFASILLLTVILNLKGKPDHQEPLIKGSLEDKLKLYGTFPDKGVIKSYAARNTIPGFFMMMFAGAMSGLLGIGSGALKVLAMDNMMRLPFKVSTTTSNFMIGVTAVASSLIYFQRGEIIPVIVAPVLVGVVVGSFIGSKTLMVSKTKKLKTFFAIVITILSIYMMYNGIRSNFS
- a CDS encoding DUF1634 domain-containing protein, producing MRKDFTDLDLNRSVGNLLRLGVILSVSTSIIGFIKLFTEGFKMPRKYTLLEMGNSSEKVWSHFWETLMKGDGMAIIQLGILMLIFTPLMRIIFALIGYMKEKDYVYVVISTIVLAIMAISFFTGYAH
- the gloA2 gene encoding SMU1112c/YaeR family gloxylase I-like metalloprotein — translated: MKIHHIAIICSDYEISKRFYTEVLGLKILREVYRQERQSYKLDLGIGEDYVIELFSFPNPPKRSSKPEVCGLRHLAFSVENVNEKREELIRKGLRCEEIRIDEFTGKEFFFTQDPDYLPLEFYEN
- a CDS encoding endonuclease/exonuclease/phosphatase family protein, whose amino-acid sequence is MQTAYYILVLLLFLFSVLPKIPSQHWIFRVPDFGKIQVTIIAAFVFFSAFLIQDKIPHFWYYQAFLLFLLIYHSLILIKYTPLYKINKHKPGKNSSEKIHFISANVYQFNKDYQRFIHLINDCKPEMFLTMESNGSWENALTVLEKDYPFHHKVTLENTYGMHFYSKIKIEQSTTHFFVADDIPTIEAHLKTDDGYKFVFFGVHPPPPSPTEEETSKERDGDLLSTAKRVRQIEKPVIVVGDFNNVAWSKSSILFRKTSELIDPRIGRALVSTFHAKYRLFRFPIDLMFHSEEIFIEDLKTLDNFGSDHLPVFCEFFIDHKNDEQESQIETADFQEKAEAEEMILEGKKESSEREKIATED
- a CDS encoding TlpA family protein disulfide reductase — translated: MEKFKLWLKKNWSTVFLFSLFVVLLVNKDAKAWTMRQIVSTGIFNPKIEEQNETSTEKIEEKSENLIVKYENDEIIQTSDLKGKVVFINFWASWCPPCRAEFPSVQKFYNEYKNHKYLVFLTVNLDDDPSAGKMYLRKENFSIPFLTPSGSISEKYFNGSLPTTVILDKSGKIRMQHNGMADYSKNSFYEEINRLLNE